A single genomic interval of Helianthus annuus cultivar XRQ/B chromosome 6, HanXRQr2.0-SUNRISE, whole genome shotgun sequence harbors:
- the LOC110903749 gene encoding ADP-ribosylation factor 2 isoform X2, with amino-acid sequence MGLTFTKLFSRLFAKKEMRILMVGLDAAGKTTILYKLKLGEIVTTIPTIGFNVETVEYKNISFTVWDVGGQDKIRPLWRHYFQNTQGLIFVVDSNDRDRVVEARDELHRMLNEDELRDAVLLVFANKQDLPNAMNAAEITDKLGLHSLRQRHWYIQSTCATSGEGLYEGLDWLSNNIANKA; translated from the exons ATGGGGCTAACATTCACCAAACTCTTTAGCCGGCTCTTTGCCAAGAAAGAGATGCGTATATTGATGGTGGGTCTCGATGCAGCTGGTAAGACAACCATTTTGTACAAGCTCAAGCTCGGTGAGATTGTGACCACGATCCCTACCATAG GTTTTAACGTGGAGACTGTTGAGTACAAGAACATTAGCTTCACCGTGTGGGATGTTGGGGGTCAGGACAAG ATCCGTCcactatggaggcattacttcCAGAACACCCAAGGTCTTATCTTTGTGGTTGATAGCAACGACAGGGACCGAGTTGTTGAGGCAAGAGATGAATTGCACAGGATGTTGAACGAG GATGAGTTAAGAGATGCAGTTCTCCTTGTATTTGCTAACAAACAAGATCTTCCGAATGCAATGAATGCTGCTGAAATCACTGACAAGCTCGGTCTCCACTCTCTTCGACAGCGTCACTG GTACATCCAGAGCACCTGTGCAACATCTGGAGAGGGACTTTACGAGGGACTGGATTGGCTTTCCAACAACATAGCTAACAAG GCATGA
- the LOC110903749 gene encoding ADP-ribosylation factor 2 isoform X1 — translation MGLTFTKLFSRLFAKKEMRILMVGLDAAGKTTILYKLKLGEIVTTIPTIGFNVETVEYKNISFTVWDVGGQDKIRPLWRHYFQNTQGLIFVVDSNDRDRVVEARDELHRMLNEDELRDAVLLVFANKQDLPNAMNAAEITDKLGLHSLRQRHWYIQSTCATSGEGLYEGLDWLSNNIANKASNR, via the exons ATGGGGCTAACATTCACCAAACTCTTTAGCCGGCTCTTTGCCAAGAAAGAGATGCGTATATTGATGGTGGGTCTCGATGCAGCTGGTAAGACAACCATTTTGTACAAGCTCAAGCTCGGTGAGATTGTGACCACGATCCCTACCATAG GTTTTAACGTGGAGACTGTTGAGTACAAGAACATTAGCTTCACCGTGTGGGATGTTGGGGGTCAGGACAAG ATCCGTCcactatggaggcattacttcCAGAACACCCAAGGTCTTATCTTTGTGGTTGATAGCAACGACAGGGACCGAGTTGTTGAGGCAAGAGATGAATTGCACAGGATGTTGAACGAG GATGAGTTAAGAGATGCAGTTCTCCTTGTATTTGCTAACAAACAAGATCTTCCGAATGCAATGAATGCTGCTGAAATCACTGACAAGCTCGGTCTCCACTCTCTTCGACAGCGTCACTG GTACATCCAGAGCACCTGTGCAACATCTGGAGAGGGACTTTACGAGGGACTGGATTGGCTTTCCAACAACATAGCTAACAAGGCAAGTAACCGTTAG